Proteins from one Erythrolamprus reginae isolate rEryReg1 chromosome 6, rEryReg1.hap1, whole genome shotgun sequence genomic window:
- the SEPHS1 gene encoding selenide, water dikinase 1 gives MSVRESFNPESYELDKSFRLTRFTELKGTGCKVSQDILQKLLESLQENHFQEDEQFLGAVMPRLGIGMDTCVIPLRHGGLSLVQTTDYIYPIVDDPYMMGRIACANVLSDLYAMGVTECDNMLMLLGISNKMTDRERDKIMPLIIQGFKDAAEEAGTSVTGGQTVLNPWIVLGGVATTVCQPNEFIMPDNAVPGDVLVLTKPLGTQVAVAVHQWLDIPEKWNKIKLVVTQEDVELAYQEAMMNMARLNRTAAGLMHTFNAHAATDITGFGILGHAQNLAKQQRNEVSFVIHNLPVLAKMAAVSKACGNMFGLMHGTCPETSGGLLICLPREQAARFCAEIKSPKYGEGHQAWIIGIVEKGNRTARIIDKPRIIEVAPQVSTQNVNPTPGAAS, from the exons ATGTCTGTTCGAGAGTCTTTTAATCCAGAAAGTTACGAACTTGACAAAAGTTTTCGGTTAACCCGATTCACGGAACTTAAAGGCACCGGCTGTAAAGTGTCTCAGGACATTTTGCAGAAATTGCTCGAATCCTTACAAGAAAATCATTTCCAGGAAGATGAACAGTTTTTGGGGGCTGTTATGCCAAGATTGG GGATTGGCATGGATACGTGCGTTATTCCTTTGAGACACGGAGGTCTGTCTTTGGTCCAGACGACGGACTACATTTATCCCATTGTGGACGACCCTTACATGATG GGACGCATCGCCTGTGCCAATGTCCTTAGTGATCTTTATGCCATGGGAGTCACCGAATGTGACAATATGTTGATGCTTCTTGGTATCAGTAATAAAATGACAGACAGG GAACGGGATAAAATCATGCCTCTAATTATTCAAGGATTTAAAGATGCTGCAGAGGAGGCAGGAACGTCGGTGACTGGTGGTCAAACTGTATTAAACCCTTGGATTGTTTTAGGAGGAGTGGCCACAACTGTCTGTCAGCCTAATGAGTTTATAAT GCCAGATAATGCCGTCCCAGGAGATGTACTGGTGTTAACCAAACCATTGGGGACACAAGTAGCTGTAGCTGTTCATCAATGGTTAGATATC CCAGAAAAGTGGAATAAAATCAAGTTGGTTGTGACCCAAGAAGACGTGGAACTCGCCTATCAAGAAGCGATGATGAATATGGCCAGACTCAACAGGACAG CTGCAGGGCTCATGCACACGTTCAACGCTCACGCAGCCACGGACATCACCGGCTTCGGGATCCTGGGGCACGCACAGAACCTAGCAAAGCAGCAGCGCAACGAAGTGTCCTTCGTCATACACAACCTCCCCGTCCTTGCCAAAATGGCGGCAGTTAGCAAAGCTTGTGGGAATATGTTCGGTCTTATGCATGGGACTTGTCCGGAAACATCag GGGGCCTCCTTATCTGTTTACCCCGGGAGCAAGCAGCACGTTTCTGCGCTGAGATCAAATCTCCGAAGTACGGCGAAGGCCACCAAGCATGGATTATTGGGATTGTAGAAAAGGGAAACCGCACTGCCAGGATTATAGACAAACCTCGGATCATCGAAGTCGCGCCCCAAGTGTCCACCCAGAACGTAAACCCCACACCTGGAGCAGCTTCTTAA